atgtctccactattattctacaatgtagaaaatagtaaaaataagaaaaacccttgaatgagtaggtgttctaaaacttttgaccggtagtataTATAATTGGCCTATATTATATCATACATACAGATGGAAACACAAAACACCAAATATTGAAATGATGTAGCACACTCAATTGTTACGGATTACCAATCACTTTTATTTGGTCAACATAACATATCTAGCACATATCAGTGATACGCCTCATGCTCATGAACCTCATGCCACTCATGCCCATATCCCTGAAGTTCCTGTACTCTCCGGGCCTCATGTACATCATCCTGCCTCTGAAGTGGGGCTGCTCGTACATCAGCCAGTGGCCATCCATCACGTTGCAGGACTGGCAGTCGGACATACGGTAACGGTCCATGATGGAGTCACAGTCGTCCATCATCTCGTGCATCTGACCTCCGGAGTTATCTCTCTCGTAGATCCTCATTCTGTAGGATCCTCTGTGCTGTTAGGAggaaataagaatatgttgaatgAATTACTGaatacatcagactgttgaaaagcgtCATCGAGCCAATATGATTTGTGTGGTTATGGACTTCACATAGCTACTTCGAGCAGGGCTGTTAACAGCAGACTAAATATCATATGGCCTACCATTGGGATCGTGCGGCAGGACCTGATATCAGTCATTCCCATCATACTCTGGAAGTCAGAGTACTCTCCCCTCCTCATGAAGTACTGGTTTCCCATGTAGTTGTTGCGGTCGTAGACCATGAAGCAGCCGCTCTGAACCCTACAGGAGTGGCACCTGCTCAGGTAGGAGGACATGTCAGCGCAGTCGCTGCTGCACTCATAGGAACGACCCTGGAAGTTCCTGTCCTCGTAGAAGACGATCTGAAAATAAAAAGGGATAATTTCTATTAACTAAAATATTTTATGAaacaaacatttttgagaaatgtagGAACTTTAAATAACtttaatgttgtagttgggggtGCGTGAACACTAGAGGTCTTTGCATAACAATCTATGAAAATTAAAGTATATATTTTGGTTTTAAACTTACCCTGCCCATGTTCATGCTGGTGGACATGTTTGCTCACTGTGCTGCTGGTTGCTGCTCCTGAACTGATTCCTACCTGGTTTAACCCTTTCTTTTATACCTGACCAAACCTAAAGAATTCCTAGCTCCATTGTTCAAACCCCTGACCCAGCAACATGCTATAGAAGCCTGCAGAGGCCACTGAGGTTATGTCCTCATTTCCAGTGACTGGATccctcagtgtctttagaaagACTCTTTCTCaattgtctgtttctcaaacaaagTAACATAAAGCCTTTTGAGAGTTTACAACAGCTAGTAACAGCCTTGAAAAGGAATGTTCTCCATACAGTACATGTCACAATGCTTTCCTACGTTTTGTAATCTTATTTTACAAAATATTGGTGATACATGGCTCATTGTTATATGGTAAACTCATTTGATTTAAGACATTTATCAGAAATCACACATATTGAATAGAGTGAAAATCTGGGGTTAACCTGTTAGGTTCAACTATGTATTATTACTCATCTTTTGTTCAGTGTGCTGATTTAACCGTTCTTAAACCTCAGTGGACTTCATGTAGACCGACATTCCTAACCAGTGAATATATCATCAAAAATGAGTCTTAACTTAACTAACATTTATGGTTCATAACAAGATACTACAGAAATTGTTACAAAACTTTCAATTGTAttaaaaaatatttcaaatataTACATTTGTTAATTCCTCTAGCGTtacaaaaagaaaaaaagagttaacacttattttaaagaAGCCTTTATAAAGGGTTTATAAAGGGTCTGTAAATAGTTAATAACAGTTAATAATAATTCATAGACTGTTATAATACTTTATAGATATTACAGTATAGTTAATTCACACACAATGGTACTCTCTGTCCCCTAAAGTCAAAATTAAGATAGTTTTTACAATATTGAGGTTATGAAAACATAATATTTTCCTCTGATCTACAATCTGGGCTCATTTAGGCaaagcaatcacacacacacacacacacacacacacacacacacacacacacacacacacacacacacacacacacacacacacacacacacacacacctctctactaATCCATCTCTCTATTAACCACTCCCTTCTTAGATATCCCACACACACATTGTGATGACAGAGAAAGCCATGCTAGAATGGCTATCTGCCATTGCCTGCATCTTTCACATATTCTCTGTGGGATCTTTTTATAGGGCAGAAATGTTCCGCTTTGCATCAAGTACCAACTATTTTTAACATCGCACATTCCCAAGATACTTTGG
Above is a window of Salmo salar chromosome ssa03, Ssal_v3.1, whole genome shotgun sequence DNA encoding:
- the LOC106601294 gene encoding gamma-crystallin M3, whose amino-acid sequence is MSTSMNMGRIVFYEDRNFQGRSYECSSDCADMSSYLSRCHSCRVQSGCFMVYDRNNYMGNQYFMRRGEYSDFQSMMGMTDIRSCRTIPMHRGSYRMRIYERDNSGGQMHEMMDDCDSIMDRYRMSDCQSCNVMDGHWLMYEQPHFRGRMMYMRPGEYRNFRDMGMSGMRFMSMRRITDMC